The following proteins are co-located in the Chryseobacterium daecheongense genome:
- a CDS encoding 23S rRNA (pseudouridine(1915)-N(3))-methyltransferase RlmH, whose amino-acid sequence MRISLLCIGKTDDKEINSLINYYIPRLPKHWNFEITEIPDVKNAKNLSSDLLKKEEAKLFMNYIDKNDLVIILDEKGKQFTSREFSQKIDAWMNLSVKKIHILIGGAYGFSEEIYTRANEKMSLSKMTFTHQMIRLFIVEQLYRADQILQGKPYHND is encoded by the coding sequence ATGCGAATAAGTTTACTTTGTATCGGTAAAACAGATGATAAAGAAATTAATTCTTTGATCAATTATTATATTCCCCGCCTTCCTAAACATTGGAATTTTGAAATAACAGAAATCCCTGATGTTAAGAATGCCAAAAATCTCTCTTCAGATCTTCTGAAGAAAGAAGAGGCAAAGCTTTTTATGAATTATATAGATAAAAATGATCTCGTTATTATTCTCGATGAAAAAGGAAAACAGTTTACCAGCAGGGAATTCTCCCAGAAAATAGATGCATGGATGAATTTGTCGGTAAAAAAAATCCACATACTAATCGGAGGAGCCTACGGGTTTTCTGAGGAAATATATACCAGAGCCAACGAAAAAATGTCATTATCTAAAATGACATTTACCCACCAGATGATCCGGTTATTTATCGTTGAACAATTATATCGTGCAGATCAGATTCTACAGGGAAAACCTTATCATAACGATTAA
- a CDS encoding YihY/virulence factor BrkB family protein has product MNIKTPNFILKIQEFLDDIHIPLLGISLWQMFQIYISGIFKDKIGRKAAAISWSFTISLFPFLLFLLSVLPYMPHYDKLHFYIFEVLIHNVFPSNMETDVRGYIEKSIIPNMRGISNLTIILALVFATNGTFSLINGFNENSEEKLSDVKEFILSFFITIGFITIVFLALFGVYYVEVVLKLFTPIHNVSWLVNNLSKIIGFVSFPLFYFILLAMFYWLGTVKIARFRQAVPGAILTTVLFVLTTYIFAIYVKDIARYNVLYGSIGSMILLMVWVNVNVYLLLFGNELNMAIRKLRIEKLLADELRKEVQADHSPNEKD; this is encoded by the coding sequence ATGAATATAAAAACTCCTAATTTTATCCTGAAGATTCAGGAATTCTTAGATGATATCCATATCCCGCTCCTGGGAATATCACTGTGGCAAATGTTTCAGATTTATATTTCGGGTATTTTTAAGGATAAGATAGGAAGAAAGGCAGCCGCTATTTCATGGAGCTTTACCATCAGTTTATTTCCTTTTCTTCTTTTCTTGCTTTCCGTTTTACCTTATATGCCGCATTATGATAAGCTTCATTTTTATATTTTTGAAGTGCTGATTCACAATGTTTTTCCTTCCAATATGGAAACTGATGTTAGAGGCTATATTGAGAAAAGTATCATTCCCAATATGAGGGGAATCAGTAATCTAACCATTATTCTTGCCCTTGTTTTTGCTACAAACGGGACTTTTTCCCTTATCAATGGATTCAATGAAAATTCCGAAGAAAAGCTGAGTGACGTAAAAGAGTTTATTCTTTCTTTTTTTATTACCATAGGCTTTATCACTATAGTTTTTTTAGCTCTTTTCGGAGTCTATTATGTAGAAGTAGTTTTAAAACTATTTACACCTATCCATAATGTTTCCTGGCTGGTGAATAACCTTTCTAAGATTATTGGATTTGTGTCTTTTCCTCTTTTTTATTTTATTTTATTAGCGATGTTTTACTGGTTGGGAACAGTGAAGATTGCCAGGTTCAGGCAAGCGGTTCCTGGGGCTATTTTAACGACTGTTCTTTTTGTTCTTACTACTTACATATTTGCTATTTATGTAAAAGATATCGCCCGTTATAATGTTCTGTACGGGTCCATTGGAAGTATGATTCTTTTAATGGTATGGGTAAATGTGAATGTTTATCTGCTATTATTTGGTAATGAACTTAATATGGCTATCAGAAAACTCAGGATAGAAAAATTACTGGCTGATGAACTCCGAAAAGAAGTGCAGGCAGATCATTCCCCGAACGAAAAAGACTAA
- a CDS encoding DUF4421 family protein, which translates to MKIQSIPYLFLYFPLASYGQEVNEYNKKYSEDNNTISLVAGVSYLNNSFGLRYEREIFRLKPNDSFYTELFLRYRWLDTSISFTPKLIKINNDDDIKGKTKYFNVNFAFFLNPKLRQMIGYNQIKGLYFRDTRKYIDLLLNGSDESITDAYIQFPDANYRSFKGETSYLWVGNKENYRSYTNMTYKPAKNDFVVITGLFYQYNILKDSDRAIYKGEVIGSGEEGSATKDIRLALRTGAGIQRVIDSNWYAVVEFYPQLYYSKLIDEDFHEFNMGMNSNVRIGYDNGKWFVGAGTQLNWVNSSNSNLYSSTQWQFRAGIGLRFNAPQIVNRNFDKIDNILK; encoded by the coding sequence ATGAAAATACAATCTATTCCTTACTTATTTTTATATTTTCCGTTAGCTTCTTATGGTCAGGAAGTTAATGAGTATAATAAGAAGTACAGCGAAGATAATAATACAATTTCTCTCGTTGCAGGCGTAAGCTACCTTAACAATTCCTTTGGACTTCGCTATGAAAGAGAAATTTTCAGGCTAAAACCAAATGATTCTTTTTACACTGAGCTTTTTCTAAGGTACAGATGGCTGGATACCAGTATTTCATTTACACCTAAACTGATTAAAATAAATAATGATGATGATATCAAGGGGAAAACGAAATATTTCAATGTGAATTTTGCTTTTTTCCTGAATCCAAAGCTACGACAAATGATAGGTTATAATCAGATCAAAGGGTTGTATTTCCGGGATACCAGGAAGTATATAGATCTTTTGTTAAATGGTTCAGACGAAAGTATCACGGATGCATATATTCAGTTTCCGGATGCTAATTACAGGTCTTTTAAAGGGGAGACAAGTTATTTATGGGTCGGAAATAAAGAGAACTACAGAAGCTATACTAATATGACTTATAAGCCTGCTAAAAATGATTTTGTCGTTATTACAGGTCTGTTTTATCAGTATAATATATTGAAAGATTCCGATAGGGCAATATACAAGGGAGAAGTGATAGGAAGCGGGGAAGAAGGTTCTGCCACGAAAGATATAAGGCTGGCATTAAGAACAGGTGCAGGAATACAAAGAGTGATCGATAGTAATTGGTATGCGGTGGTTGAATTTTATCCTCAGCTTTATTATTCAAAGCTGATTGATGAAGACTTTCATGAATTTAATATGGGAATGAATTCCAATGTAAGGATCGGATATGATAACGGAAAATGGTTTGTTGGAGCCGGTACTCAGCTTAACTGGGTAAATAGTTCAAATTCCAATTTGTATTCATCTACACAATGGCAATTCAGGGCTGGAATTGGTCTGAGGTTTAATGCACCACAAATAGTCAACAGAAATTTTGATAAAATAGATAATATCCTGAAATAA
- the nhaA gene encoding Na+/H+ antiporter NhaA: MNLSIYFKKFFNSSQSSGIILIFCVAISLLIANSSLGEGFQNFLHYEIGTHLFHLKYPIHIWINDGLMAIFFLLVGLEIKRELVEGELSSFKNASLPIFAAVGGMLVPATIYTLFNSGTEFSNGWGIPMATDIAFSLALISMLGSKIPNSIKIFLAALAIVDDLGAILVIAIFYTDQIQWIYLLISFGIVAFLFLLNFLKVTRLIFYIIPGLFLWYFLHNSGIHATIAGVLLALSIPTNASNVQISPLEKLEHHLHIPVSFLIMPIFALTNTNIAFHSGMAEGLISTLGLGIIGGLVLGKLIGINLFSFIAIKLRISSLPHNSTWSHMLGVGFLAGIGFTMSIFIALLSFKEQFEIQDEAKFAILIASFLSAILGVIILSLSAKKNKFIDDDSDE; this comes from the coding sequence ATGAATTTATCTATTTATTTTAAAAAATTTTTCAACAGCAGTCAATCTTCAGGTATCATCCTTATTTTTTGTGTAGCGATTTCTTTATTAATTGCTAACTCGAGCTTAGGAGAAGGATTTCAGAATTTTCTCCACTATGAAATAGGCACTCATCTTTTTCACTTGAAATATCCGATCCATATCTGGATCAATGATGGTCTCATGGCTATTTTTTTCCTTTTGGTAGGCCTCGAAATAAAAAGAGAACTGGTGGAAGGTGAGCTTTCATCTTTTAAAAATGCTTCTCTTCCGATTTTTGCGGCAGTCGGAGGAATGCTTGTTCCCGCAACCATTTATACCCTATTCAACTCAGGAACAGAATTCAGCAATGGATGGGGAATTCCGATGGCTACAGACATAGCCTTCTCGCTTGCGTTGATTTCCATGCTAGGAAGTAAAATTCCTAATTCCATTAAAATTTTCCTAGCTGCTCTGGCTATTGTTGATGATCTGGGAGCGATTTTAGTTATCGCCATATTTTATACAGATCAGATTCAATGGATCTATTTGTTGATCTCTTTCGGAATTGTCGCTTTCTTGTTTCTTTTGAATTTTTTAAAAGTGACGAGGCTTATTTTCTATATTATCCCTGGATTATTTTTGTGGTATTTCCTTCACAATTCAGGAATTCACGCTACCATCGCAGGAGTATTACTGGCTTTGTCTATTCCTACCAATGCATCCAATGTTCAAATTTCTCCTTTGGAAAAATTAGAGCATCATCTTCATATACCTGTAAGCTTTCTAATCATGCCAATATTTGCCCTTACAAATACCAATATTGCCTTTCACAGCGGAATGGCAGAAGGGTTGATAAGTACTTTAGGATTAGGGATCATCGGTGGTTTAGTCCTGGGAAAACTAATCGGGATCAATTTATTTTCATTTATTGCCATTAAACTTAGAATAAGTTCACTTCCACACAATAGCACATGGTCGCATATGCTGGGGGTAGGCTTTCTTGCAGGAATTGGTTTTACGATGTCTATTTTTATAGCATTACTATCCTTTAAAGAGCAATTTGAAATCCAGGATGAAGCCAAATTTGCAATTCTGATTGCATCGTTTTTATCAGCTATTTTAGGCGTAATTATATTAAGCCTCAGTGCTAAAAAGAATAAATTTATTGACGACGATAGTGATGAATAA
- a CDS encoding phosphatase PAP2 family protein, which produces MEEIIQEDKNVFLFLNNLGSSSFDQFWMLISSTWIWVPLYIIFLYFLYKNYQLKSLVFILLFILIGTTVSDQVAGIFKHGVQRLRPCHDPSLEHYMRIVKCGGQFGFYSAHASNTFFLATYLSVLLGKKLRWFPYAIFVWAAVVSYSRIYLGVHFPIDILVGAFVGLLLGVIFSALAKKVINKQTITS; this is translated from the coding sequence ATGGAAGAAATCATTCAGGAAGATAAAAATGTCTTTTTATTTCTCAATAATTTGGGGAGTTCTTCGTTTGATCAGTTTTGGATGCTTATCTCCAGTACATGGATTTGGGTTCCGCTTTATATTATTTTTCTGTATTTTCTTTATAAAAATTACCAGTTAAAATCCTTAGTTTTTATTCTTTTATTTATACTTATAGGAACAACCGTGTCCGATCAGGTCGCTGGCATCTTTAAGCATGGAGTACAAAGATTAAGACCTTGCCATGATCCTTCTCTTGAACATTATATGAGGATCGTAAAATGTGGCGGACAATTTGGATTTTATTCTGCTCATGCATCGAATACTTTCTTTTTAGCTACATATCTGAGTGTTTTATTAGGAAAAAAACTCAGATGGTTTCCTTATGCTATATTTGTATGGGCTGCAGTGGTTTCTTACAGCCGTATATATTTAGGAGTGCATTTCCCGATAGATATTTTGGTGGGGGCGTTTGTTGGACTTTTATTGGGAGTGATATTTAGTGCACTCGCGAAAAAAGTCATCAACAAACAAACGATAACCTCATGA
- a CDS encoding twin-arginine translocase TatA/TatE family subunit, producing MELSIGEMALIAVAIVVLFGPDKLPQIARDLGAGVRKMRGAVEDIKTEIMKETDNPVSEIKREIEKVKDAAKDFNPMKNIEKDILTEPSSEPAKPKPSEDETYEGPVSR from the coding sequence ATGGAATTAAGCATTGGAGAAATGGCATTGATTGCAGTCGCAATCGTTGTATTATTCGGTCCGGATAAACTCCCTCAGATAGCGCGTGACTTAGGAGCAGGCGTAAGAAAGATGCGTGGAGCGGTAGAAGACATTAAAACCGAGATCATGAAAGAGACGGATAACCCTGTTTCTGAAATCAAACGTGAGATCGAAAAGGTGAAAGATGCTGCTAAAGATTTTAACCCAATGAAGAATATTGAAAAAGATATTCTTACCGAACCTTCTTCTGAGCCTGCAAAGCCAAAGCCTTCTGAAGATGAAACCTATGAAGGACCTGTAAGCAGATAA
- a CDS encoding tetratricopeptide repeat protein: MKKHLLLVVLAFTFANLYSQDAKTAEECFKKADYKCAEEQYAKLAEKEQIQKYQSEYYNNLGTSQRRLGKTSLALKSYEAALRANPMSAPVYANLASVNSQKGNKQKALEYIDKGLQIDAENVDMYLTRSKIYDSQGKKELAIKDLNQILSFAPENIFARTGLANLKKNNGDLDGALKDYNQLISEKPESLLYNGRAEVYLKMKKQKEALTDINKAISIDPKFAQSYVTKSLILFDGAKPKEACVNLEKAVALGYEKAILADHFAKCPPAK; encoded by the coding sequence ATGAAAAAACATTTATTACTTGTAGTATTAGCATTTACATTTGCTAATCTTTATTCCCAGGACGCAAAAACAGCGGAAGAATGCTTTAAAAAAGCAGATTATAAGTGCGCCGAAGAGCAGTACGCTAAATTAGCCGAAAAAGAACAGATTCAGAAATACCAGTCGGAGTACTACAATAATCTGGGGACTTCCCAAAGGAGATTGGGTAAAACGAGCCTTGCTCTTAAATCGTATGAAGCAGCTCTGCGGGCAAATCCAATGTCGGCACCAGTATATGCTAATCTGGCATCGGTAAACAGCCAAAAAGGAAATAAACAGAAAGCCCTTGAATACATTGATAAAGGATTACAGATTGATGCTGAAAATGTAGATATGTATTTGACAAGGTCTAAAATTTATGACAGCCAGGGAAAGAAAGAACTGGCTATTAAAGATCTGAACCAGATTTTATCTTTTGCTCCGGAAAATATTTTTGCAAGAACGGGATTGGCTAATTTAAAGAAGAATAATGGCGATCTTGACGGAGCATTAAAAGATTATAATCAGCTCATTTCTGAAAAACCGGAGTCTTTGTTATACAACGGACGTGCGGAAGTCTATTTAAAAATGAAAAAACAGAAGGAGGCTTTGACTGATATCAATAAAGCTATTTCCATAGATCCGAAATTTGCTCAGTCCTATGTAACAAAATCTCTGATTTTGTTTGACGGTGCCAAGCCGAAAGAAGCTTGTGTCAATCTGGAGAAAGCTGTTGCTTTGGGATACGAAAAAGCAATTCTTGCAGATCATTTTGCAAAATGTCCTCCTGCCAAGTAA